A genomic stretch from Pochonia chlamydosporia 170 chromosome 4, whole genome shotgun sequence includes:
- a CDS encoding metallo-beta-lactamase domain-containing protein (similar to Metarhizium robertsii ARSEF 23 XP_007820752.1), translating to MATQLTPLPTVQRLSPRCVRILGGNPGKFTLQGTNTYLLGSGTRRILLDTGEGKPAWIASLKTFLAEERATVDLVLISHWHHDHTGGIADLLSAAPDAAIYKHDPEPGQKNILDGQKFHVEGVSLTAIHTPGHTRDHMVFTLAEEDAMFTADNVLGHGTAVFEDMSDYMRSLDKMRLLFSGRAYPGHGPVVEDGPGRITEYIQHRKQRVDQVLQTMRGIGSTDAAGKVWSAAELVSVIYSDVPAALHPAARNGILQILEKLSHDGTIIQRGRDQWHLNLEKSIL from the coding sequence ATGGCAACGCAGCTAACTCCTCTCCCAACTGTCCAACGGCTTAGTCCGCGGTGCGTCCGCATACTTGGGGGAAATCCTGGTAAATTCACACTCCAAGGTACGAATACGTATTTGCTGGGGTCCGGCACTCGTCGCATTCTTCTTGATACCGGGGAAGGCAAACCAGCTTGGATAGCTTCACTCAAGACATTTCTGGCGGAGGAAAGAGCAACGGTAGATTTAGTGCTCATTTCTCATTGGCATCATGACCACACTGGTGGGATCGCTGATCTTCTTTCGGCGGCTCCTGACGCAGCCATTTATAAGCATGACCCagaaccaggccagaagAATATTTTGGACGGCCAAAAATTCCATGTCGAAGGCGTCAGTTTGACCGCCATCCACACCCCTGGCCATACCAGAGATCACATGGTCTTCACGTTGGCTGAAGAAGACGCCATGTTTACAGCTGACAATGTTCTCGGACACGGTACTGCTGTGTTTGAGGATATGTCGGACTATATGCGCAGTCTGGATAAAATGCGACTACTTTTCTCAGGACGGGCATATCCAGGACATGGCCCCGTCGTCGAGGACGGCCCAGGTAGAATCACTGAGTATATTCAACATCGGAAACAAAGAGTTGACCAAGTTTTGCAAACAATGCGGGGAATTGGAAGTACCGATGCCGCTGGCAAGGTTTGGTCTGCCGCGGAGCTTGTCAGTGTCATCTACAGTGACGTTCCGGCGGCCCTCCATCCGGCAGCCAGAAACGGTATCTTGCAGATTCTTGAGAAACTAAGTCACGACGGCACGATTATCCAGCGGGGGCGAGACCAGTGGCATTTGAACCTTGAAAAGTCCATTCTCTAA
- a CDS encoding RSC complex subunit (RSC1) (similar to Neosartorya fischeri NRRL 181 XP_001263889.1): MSLQHGFTPDDATGSIEVKEADQDIEMQDSSSGANTDAEGEVVEDGNQHMFHTIQQLTAYLSTVEEDGEELAAGFQRLPNRRSLPDYFEVIADPVAFSTIRGKIQKKQYSTFAEFVKDVAQICHNAQVYNRPSAPIFGAAVRLREIFHEELQKLVTKGDVSSEDAKLPDLGELPPAEESPSLRSDEGEDDDDEDDEEDEEEDDDEDEDGAESSDDDGGRRKRRGVRGRRQQSFTKPKDQEDDKEDDAYKKRGRPPMVQTPMEARISSILRGLRKFKDERGGLLVSPFEKLPDKVTMADYYQNISHPIALDHIKKKAKRKKYRNVDDLLKDIDLMFENAKLYNEDDSPVYLAATELQTQSRILAEQERAKPDDDFRDEDGKLPLSEIQHIGQSWKVGDWVHIRNPNDLAKPIVAQIFRTWQDRAGQKWINACWYYRPEQTVHRFEKHFFENEVVKTGQYRDHQINELLDRCFVMFVTRFNKGRPRGLASDKDVYVCESRYNEEKFRFNKIKTWASCVPDEVRDRDYEMDLFEAPRRMRKVPSPIKHLLREDAKDTDDLPRPTWGSPNAPPIVGAVHRRPPEANESPPPEPTPPPPLIPAARNMSSESAPRLSAASVTPELSMDPAARFQQGTFSGHGPSPSPANQYGMQATGHFQPVTPAAGGHVMQQTHIPIPQAQQAMATPQMSMRSVQYQQQQQQQQQQQQQQQLPQQQPQTGYAQNFGSTYSQTAAAFTPHPPMANQTAAHYGQQLQHGRMQYNTSGGGGGGGGGNPTNAYNPPRPPEVYTLPENVNEALHSQIRQGFQHDGAGRVLFFVGPPLDRSYKRLSPPSGGLGHSVKYLAGRESWLAERERKRQRRNQVQDSKFKQSRKTTYSPVPAKEEVTVQASSAINQWFQKFNKEGPKWDHDVGLDGWSEGRRKQESC, translated from the exons ATGTCACTCCAACATGGGTTCACTCCAGATGATGCGACGGGCTCGATCGAGGTCAAAGAGGCAGACCAGGATATCGAGATGCAAGATAGCTCCAGCGGCGCAAATACCGATGCAGAAGGCGAAGtagttgaagatggaaatcAACATATGTTCCACACTATCCAGCAACTCACAGCGTATCTTTCCACTGTTGAGGAAGA TGGCGAGGAACTAGCCGCAGGTTTTCAAAGGCTTCCAAATCGACGATCACTCCCTGATTATTTTGAAGTGATTGCCGATCCTGTTGCCTTCAGTACCATTCGA GGAAAAATACAGAAGAAACAATACTCGACCTTTGCGGAATTTGTCAAAGATGTTGCGCAGATTTGCCACAACGCCCAAGTGTACAATCGCCCATCAGCACCGATATTTGGTGCAGCGGTTCGCTTACGAGAAATATTCCACGAGGAGCTTCAAAAGCTTGTCACAAAAGGGGACGTGTCTTCAGAAGATGCAAAGCTGCCCGACTTGGGCGAGCTTCCACCTGCAGAAGAATCTCCGTCGCTTCGATCCGATGAAggcgaagatgacgacgacgaagatgacgaagaagatgaagaagaagatgatgatgaggatgaggatggagcTGAATCCTCAGACGATGATGGGGGCCGACGGAAGAGACGTGGGGTACGCGGTCGGCGACAGCAATCCTTCACTAAGccaaaagatcaagaagacgacaaagaagatgatgcgTATAAAAAGAGAGGCAGGCCACCCATGGTTCAGACGCCTATGGAAGCCCGCATCTCTTCAATTCTGCGAGGACTTAGAAAGTTCAAGGACGAAAGAGGCGGTCTTCTCGTATCGCCTTTCGAAAAGTTGCCCGACAAGGTAACGATGGCTGATTACTATCAAAACATCAGCCATCCTATTGCTTTGGACCATATCAAGAAAAAGGCAAAGCGAAAGAAGTATCGCAACGTGGATGACCTTCTTAAAGACATTGACTTGATGTTTGAGAATGCTAAGCTCTACAATGAAGATGATAGTCCTGTATACCTTGCTGCCACGGAGTTGCAAACCCAGTCGCGTATACTGGCTGAACAAGAGAGGGCCAAGCCTGATGACGATTTcagagatgaagatggcaagcTTCCGCTCTCTGAAATACAACATATTGGACAGAGTTGGAAAGTTG GAGACTGGGTTCATATACGGAATCCGAACGACCTTGCAAAGCCCATTGTCGCCCAAATATTCAGGACCTGGCAAGATCGCGCGGGCCAGAAGTGGATTAATGCCTGTTGGTATTACCGCCCTGAGCAGACTGTTCATCGATTCGAAAAGCACTTCTTCGAAAACGAGGTGGTGAAAACGGGTCAATATCGAGATCACCAAATAAACGAACTACTTGATCGATGTTTTGTTATGTTTGTGACTCGATTCAATAAAGGCCGTCCAAGAGGGTTGGCATCTGACAAGGATGTCTATGTTTGCGAGTCACGCTACAATGAAGAAAAGTTTCGCTTCAACAAAATCAAGACATGGGCAAGCTGCGTGCCTGATGAAGTGCGAGACAGAGATTATGAGATGGATTTATTTGAAGCACCACGCCGCATGAGAAAGGTTCCAAGCCCCATCAAACATCTCTTGCGAGAGGATGCGAAAGATACCGATGACCTCCCACGACCAACCTGGGGAAGCCCCAACGCTCCACCTATTGTTGGTGCGGTTCATCGACGGCCGCCTGAAGCAAAC GAATCCCCTCCACCTGAACCaacacctccaccacctcttATACCAGCCGCAAGGAATATGTCTTCCGAATCCGCCCCACGTCTGTCCGCAGCGTCCGTAACTCCAGAATTGTCTATGGACCCGGCAGCGAGGTTTCAGCAAGGTACATTTTCTGGCCATGGGCCTTCCCCAAGTCCAGCCAACCAATACGGCATGCAAGCTACAGGTCATTTTCAACCAGTGACACCCGCAGCTGGTGGGCATGTAATGCAACAGACACATATTCCTATCCCGCAAGCCCAGCAAGCCATGGCAACTCCTCAGATGTCAATGCGTTCAGTGCAatatcagcagcagcagcagcaacaacaacaacaacaacaacaacaacagctaccacagcagcagccgcagaCAGGATATGCACAGAACTTTGGGTCTACATACTCTCAAACGGCGGCCGCGTTTACTCCCCACCCACCAATGGCAAATCAAACTGCAGCGCATTATGGACAACAGCTCCAACATGGGCGaatgcaatacaatacatctggtggtggtggtggtggtggtggtggtaaTCCAACTAACGCCTACAATCCTCCACGACCGCCCGAGGTGTATACTCTACCAGAAAATGTGAATGAAGCCCTTCATTCTCAGATTCGGCAAGGCTTCCAACACGATGGTGCTGGACGAGTTTTGTTTTTCGTCGGCCCACCTTTAGACAGATCATATAAGCGACTATCTCCACCGAGCGGAGGGCTTGGCCACAGCGTTAAATATCTCGCTGGACGTGAATCGTGGCTAGCTGAACGTGAGAGAAAGCGGCAAAGACGGAACCAAGTTCAGGattccaagttcaagcaaTCTCGTAAAACAACCTACAGTCCGGTGCCggccaaagaagaagtaacTGTTCAGGCATCCAGTGCAATCAATCAATGGTTCCAGAAGTTCAATAAAGAGGGCCCTAAATGGGATCATGACGTTGGATTAGATGGATGGAGTGAGGGGCGACGGAAGCAAGAATCGTGTTAA
- a CDS encoding mitochondrial carrier protein (similar to Metarhizium acridum CQMa 102 XP_007806474.1), translating to MAVDFWAGYLSGAVGILVGNPLDIMKVQLQAGNTLTCGTRSQGTAALITGTAAPVLGYGALNALLFVSYNRSENAFQRALCTGTDKSLVATWLAGAVGGLATWVVSAPTELVKCRAQMSAPSESSWSIARDIWKADGLRGFYLGGVVTALRDSVGYGFYFWSYELANRYWPSSVHDDAPSLRQEAPKILLCGGLAGVVTWASVFPLDTIKTRVQTQRIAFHQETAPIIYKPNTYGLRAPNRLGSLDVARTMLAEGGLRIFFRGLTVCSIRAFIVNAVQWAVYEWVMMEFSKDYKRNVAAKDNMMVHDH from the coding sequence ATGGCTGTCGATTTCTGGGCTGGCTACCTGAGCGGGGCAGTCGGCATTCTGGTTGGCAACCCGCTCGATATCATGAAAGTACAACTACAAGCTGGCAATACACTTACTTGCGGCACAAGGTCCCAAGGTACCGCAGCTCTGATCACAGGCACCGCGGCCCCTGTTCTTGGATATGGGGCCTTAAATGCCCTTCTGTTTGTATCATATAATCGGTCGGAGAACGCCTTTCAAAGAGCGCTCTGCACAGGTACCGACAAGAGCCTGGTCGCGACATGGCTGGCGGGAGCCGTTGGCGGGCTTGCCACATGGGTGGTGAGTGCTCCCACCGAGCTCGTCAAATGCCGTGCTCAAATGTCTGCGCCATCTGAATCTAGCTGGAGCATTGCACGCGACATATGGAAGGCGGACGGGCTTCGCGGTTTCTACTTGGGCGGCGTGGTCACAGCACTAAGGGATAGCGTGGGCTATGGGTTTTACTTCTGGTCCTACGAGTTGGCTAATAGATATTGGCCATCGAGTGTGCATGATGACGCTCCATCACTACGCCAGGAAGCTCCGAAGATCCTCTTGTGCGGTGGTCTTGCAGGTGTCGTCACCTGGGCGAGCGTATTCCCACTTGACACAATCAAGACTCGGGTCCAAACCCAGAGAATAGCCTTCCACCAAGAAACAGCTCCAATCATCTACAAACCTAACACATATGGACTTCGCGCGCCAAACCGGCTTGGGTCCCTCGATGTTGCTCGGACAATGCTAGCCGAAGGAGGACTGCGCATATTCTTCCGCGGCTTAACGGTCTGTAGCATCCGAGCCTTTATTGTCAACGCAGTACAGTGGGCTGTATACGAATGGGTAATGATGGAGTTCTCCAAAGATTACAAAAGAAATGTGGCGGCTAAAGACAACATGATGGTACATGATCACTGA